One Acetobacteroides hydrogenigenes genomic window carries:
- a CDS encoding acetyl-CoA C-acetyltransferase, translating into MSKVFIVAAKRTAVGKFMGSLSSVSPADMAAEVIKNIINETKINPASIDEVIVGNILMAGYKQGIARQAAVKAGIPVEVPAYGINMICGSGMKAILDGATHIKAGEAEVVLAGGTESMSNAGYVLPGTLRNGNKMGDFKAIDHMVCDGLTDAFEGYHMGITAENVAEKYSITRKEQDEFSYNSQVKAATAIDEGRFKNEIVPITVKIGKEMVSFDTDEFVNRSTNPDKLANLKPAFKKDGTVTAGNASGINDGASFVLLASEEAVAKYNLTPLAEVIATGQGGVEPSIMGMGPVPAIAKALKKANMKLDEMEILELNEAFAAQSLGVIRQLSEDHGVTEEWIKQHTNVNGGAIALGHPIGASGNRITVSLVHEMMKSNKQYGLASLCIGGGMGTAIILKKVE; encoded by the coding sequence ATGAGTAAAGTATTTATCGTTGCCGCTAAGCGTACCGCTGTCGGCAAGTTTATGGGAAGCCTCAGCAGCGTTTCGCCTGCCGATATGGCCGCCGAGGTGATTAAGAACATCATTAACGAAACCAAGATAAACCCCGCTAGTATCGACGAGGTAATCGTTGGTAATATTCTGATGGCTGGATACAAGCAAGGCATTGCCCGTCAGGCAGCCGTAAAGGCAGGCATCCCTGTTGAAGTACCTGCTTACGGCATCAACATGATCTGCGGTAGCGGAATGAAAGCCATCCTTGATGGTGCTACCCACATTAAAGCTGGCGAGGCTGAAGTTGTACTGGCAGGTGGTACCGAGTCGATGTCTAACGCCGGATACGTGCTACCAGGAACCCTCCGCAATGGAAACAAGATGGGCGACTTCAAGGCTATCGACCACATGGTGTGCGATGGTCTTACCGATGCATTCGAAGGCTATCACATGGGCATCACCGCTGAGAATGTTGCCGAAAAGTATAGCATCACCCGTAAGGAGCAAGACGAATTCTCGTACAACTCGCAGGTTAAGGCCGCAACCGCCATCGACGAAGGACGATTCAAAAATGAAATTGTACCTATCACCGTAAAGATTGGCAAGGAGATGGTTTCCTTCGACACCGATGAGTTCGTAAACCGCTCTACCAACCCCGATAAGCTGGCAAACCTAAAACCAGCCTTCAAGAAGGACGGAACCGTTACCGCAGGTAATGCTTCAGGCATTAACGATGGCGCTTCGTTTGTTCTTTTGGCATCGGAAGAGGCTGTTGCCAAGTACAACCTTACCCCTCTTGCCGAAGTTATTGCCACCGGACAGGGCGGAGTTGAGCCTTCAATCATGGGAATGGGACCTGTCCCTGCTATTGCAAAGGCGCTTAAGAAAGCCAATATGAAACTCGACGAAATGGAGATCCTTGAGCTAAACGAAGCCTTCGCGGCTCAATCGCTTGGCGTAATTCGTCAGCTATCTGAAGACCATGGAGTAACCGAAGAGTGGATTAAGCAACACACCAACGTAAACGGTGGAGCCATTGCGCTTGGTCACCCAATTGGTGCATCGGGCAATCGCATTACCGTTAGCCTTGTTCACGAAATGATGAAGAGCAACAAGCAGTACGGCTTGGCTTCGCTTTGCATCGGTGGAGGTATGGGAACGGCTATAATCCTTAAGAAGGTAGAGTAA
- a CDS encoding 3-oxoacid CoA-transferase subunit B: MDKDQIREVIARRAALELKDGDVVNLGIGLPTLVPNYVPAGVKVILQSENGLLGIGPEPAPGEENPELVNAGGGYITAIPGASSFDSATSFAIIRGGHVDVTILGALQVDEKGNLANWMIPGKKTPGMGGAMDLLIGAKKVILTMEHTAKGAHKIMKQCNLPLTAAGQVNLIITEMGVMEITPEGIVLKEINPEFTVEEVQAATEATLIIPKDIKPIQS, encoded by the coding sequence ATGGATAAAGACCAGATAAGAGAGGTAATTGCTCGTAGAGCGGCCCTCGAACTTAAAGATGGCGATGTGGTAAACCTAGGCATTGGGCTTCCAACGCTTGTACCTAACTACGTTCCGGCTGGAGTTAAAGTAATTCTACAATCGGAAAACGGATTACTCGGAATAGGTCCGGAGCCTGCTCCCGGCGAAGAAAATCCCGAATTGGTTAATGCAGGAGGAGGCTACATTACAGCAATACCTGGAGCATCGAGCTTCGATAGCGCCACCTCTTTTGCCATTATCCGTGGTGGGCATGTTGACGTTACCATCCTCGGCGCCCTTCAGGTAGACGAGAAAGGAAACCTTGCCAACTGGATGATCCCCGGAAAGAAAACCCCAGGAATGGGTGGAGCAATGGATCTGCTTATTGGTGCAAAAAAGGTAATCCTAACCATGGAGCACACCGCTAAGGGTGCGCATAAGATCATGAAGCAGTGCAACCTTCCGCTTACCGCAGCAGGACAGGTAAACCTCATCATCACCGAAATGGGCGTTATGGAGATTACCCCAGAAGGCATCGTACTAAAGGAGATCAATCCCGAGTTTACGGTTGAAGAGGTGCAAGCAGCCACCGAGGCAACCCTGATTATTCCAAAAGACATCAAACCAATACAGAGCTAA
- a CDS encoding MaoC family dehydratase yields MIKPGDVYTHSVEFKQEDVNKFAEITGDCNPIHIDAAYAANTIFKRPIVHGFLSGAVFSKVFGTLFPGEGTIYLSQEMKFLAPIFVDEPYEARFEVLEVNTEKHVGIISCTLQNSQGTACIVGNAKLKHDKQFV; encoded by the coding sequence ATGATTAAGCCAGGAGATGTTTACACGCATAGCGTCGAATTTAAGCAAGAGGATGTTAACAAGTTTGCCGAGATAACCGGCGACTGCAACCCTATCCATATCGATGCAGCCTATGCGGCCAATACCATTTTTAAGCGACCAATTGTGCACGGTTTTCTCTCAGGGGCGGTTTTCTCCAAAGTTTTCGGAACCCTTTTCCCCGGCGAAGGAACCATCTACCTGTCGCAGGAGATGAAGTTTCTTGCGCCAATTTTTGTGGATGAGCCCTACGAAGCCCGCTTCGAAGTACTGGAGGTGAACACTGAAAAGCATGTCGGCATTATAAGCTGCACCCTGCAGAATAGTCAGGGTACGGCCTGTATCGTCGGCAATGCCAAACTAAAGCATGATAAGCAATTCGTTTAA
- the kamE gene encoding lysine 5,6-aminomutase subunit beta has translation MSGGLYSMEASDFDKTLDLKNIKPYGDTMNDGKMQLSFTLPVPAGDEAVEAAKQLMKKMGLENPQVVFFKELTEGFTFFNCYASCTHTVDYTNIYVPKVESTTMDMHETDQFIKEHIGRKIVIVGASTGTDAHTVGIDAIMNMKGYAGHYGLERYEMIEALNMGSQVPNDEFIAKAIEMKADVLLVSQTVTQKDVHIKNLIELVEMLEAEGLRDKVILICGGPRISHELAKELGYDAGFGMNSYADDVASFAAQELDRRLNK, from the coding sequence ATGAGCGGAGGATTATACTCGATGGAGGCTAGCGATTTCGACAAAACGCTTGACCTAAAAAACATAAAGCCCTACGGCGATACAATGAACGACGGTAAGATGCAGCTCAGCTTCACCCTACCCGTTCCGGCAGGCGACGAAGCCGTCGAGGCTGCCAAGCAGCTGATGAAGAAGATGGGATTGGAGAACCCTCAGGTGGTCTTCTTCAAGGAGCTAACCGAAGGCTTCACCTTCTTCAACTGCTACGCCAGCTGCACCCACACCGTAGACTACACCAACATATACGTGCCAAAGGTGGAATCAACCACCATGGACATGCACGAAACCGACCAGTTCATCAAGGAGCACATCGGGCGCAAGATCGTTATTGTTGGCGCTAGCACCGGCACCGATGCCCACACCGTAGGTATCGACGCCATCATGAACATGAAGGGCTACGCCGGTCACTACGGATTGGAGCGCTACGAAATGATTGAGGCGCTGAACATGGGTAGCCAGGTTCCCAACGACGAGTTTATAGCCAAGGCTATTGAGATGAAGGCCGATGTGCTACTGGTATCGCAAACCGTTACCCAAAAGGATGTGCACATCAAGAACCTCATCGAGCTGGTAGAGATGCTCGAGGCCGAAGGGCTTCGCGATAAGGTTATCCTCATCTGCGGTGGGCCACGCATCTCGCACGAGCTGGCCAAAGAGCTGGGCTACGATGCCGGCTTCGGCATGAACTCCTACGCCGATGATGTAGCCTCGTTTGCCGCACAAGAGTTAGACAGAAGATTAAACAAATAG